The following are from one region of the Roseobacter fucihabitans genome:
- the pcaQ gene encoding pca operon transcription factor PcaQ has protein sequence MIDRRIKFRHIQCFVEIARERSLKAAAARLCLTQPAISKTLKELEEILGTRLMHRSRSGVHMTKQGDLFVHFAQMSLASLQQGLDGLEHQASAGQERLSIGLWPSVAAWFMPAVAVEFAGLAPDAVLSIIDGPHRFLIDGLRHGDLDLVIGQLGQPDTLQNISFTQLYHERVTCVVRPEHPALATPDVSQLENWRVVYPPKGAAIYPLVERMMIGFGIGHLRNRIEAVSADFGLAYTLQTDAIWITSRGVVGHHIAEGRLIELPFDTTITQGPVGLMTPPDQTASPLLQVFKIAVQNVLGRNLHHMEHP, from the coding sequence GTGATCGACCGTCGGATCAAATTTCGCCACATCCAGTGTTTTGTCGAGATCGCCAGAGAGCGCAGTCTGAAAGCAGCCGCCGCCCGGCTCTGTTTGACGCAACCCGCAATTTCCAAGACGCTCAAGGAGTTGGAGGAGATTCTGGGCACCAGATTGATGCATCGCAGCCGGTCCGGCGTGCACATGACAAAGCAGGGCGATCTGTTTGTGCATTTCGCGCAAATGTCACTGGCCAGCCTGCAACAAGGGCTCGACGGGCTCGAACACCAGGCGAGTGCCGGACAAGAGCGGCTCTCCATTGGCCTGTGGCCCAGTGTTGCCGCGTGGTTCATGCCAGCGGTGGCCGTGGAGTTTGCCGGGCTGGCGCCGGATGCGGTGTTGAGCATTATTGATGGCCCACACCGGTTCCTGATCGACGGGCTGCGCCATGGTGATCTGGATCTGGTGATCGGTCAGTTGGGACAACCCGATACACTGCAAAATATTTCATTTACCCAGCTTTATCATGAGCGCGTGACCTGCGTGGTACGCCCTGAGCATCCGGCTCTGGCGACGCCCGATGTTTCGCAACTGGAAAACTGGCGCGTGGTTTACCCACCCAAAGGTGCTGCTATTTATCCCTTGGTCGAGCGCATGATGATCGGATTTGGCATCGGGCACCTGCGCAACCGCATCGAAGCGGTATCGGCAGATTTCGGGCTGGCCTATACGCTTCAAACGGATGCGATCTGGATCACGTCGCGCGGCGTCGTCGGGCATCACATTGCCGAAGGAAGGCTGATCGAACTGCCCTTTGATACCACCATCACCCAAGGCCCCGTGGGGCTAATGACCCCTCCTGATCAGACCGCCTCGCCCCTGCTCCAGGTGTTCAAAATCGCCGTACAGAATGTTCTTGGGCGCAACCTGCATCACATGGAACACCCCTGA
- a CDS encoding LacI family DNA-binding transcriptional regulator, with the protein MDEKQGKTSKINLSEVARAAGVSKMTASRVLRGDGGYSKKTEAKVMAKADQLGYLPNRLASVFAGDQNSTFVGVSIPDLGNEVFAQVLEGIDRKLGSFGHQTVLGLTQHAAQEEENWIRTVLSWQPAGLILTGRSHSPRSHDMLRNAGIPVVEIWDLNSSPLDMSVGINHFDCGFDVGRFLIGRGYRALGFVGTSHDTANAASARLDGFTKAVQDGGGRVMKQLCLHDTASYYPGFYGTEQLLASDGAVECIFYQNDSMAFGGLQYCEQKGLDVPGDMGIAGWGDLAIASVLKKRMTSVHVSHLKLGQAAAEMMIARLSGEPVAACRDIGFHLIPGATVRPVVL; encoded by the coding sequence ATGGACGAAAAGCAAGGTAAGACCAGCAAGATTAACCTGTCCGAAGTTGCCAGGGCGGCGGGTGTGTCCAAGATGACCGCCAGCCGCGTGCTGCGCGGGGATGGCGGGTATTCCAAAAAGACCGAAGCCAAAGTCATGGCCAAGGCCGACCAGCTCGGCTATCTGCCCAACCGGCTGGCGAGCGTTTTTGCGGGGGATCAGAACTCGACGTTCGTCGGGGTATCCATTCCGGATCTGGGGAATGAGGTTTTTGCCCAGGTGCTCGAAGGCATCGATCGCAAGCTGGGCTCATTTGGGCATCAAACCGTTCTGGGCCTGACGCAACACGCGGCTCAGGAAGAAGAGAACTGGATACGGACCGTATTGTCCTGGCAACCCGCCGGGTTGATCCTGACGGGCCGATCCCATTCGCCCCGTTCCCATGATATGTTGCGCAATGCGGGCATCCCTGTTGTGGAAATCTGGGATTTGAACTCCAGCCCGCTCGATATGAGCGTCGGGATCAACCATTTTGATTGCGGCTTTGACGTCGGGCGGTTCTTGATCGGTCGCGGGTATCGCGCCCTCGGGTTTGTCGGCACCTCGCATGACACCGCAAACGCGGCCAGCGCAAGGCTCGATGGGTTTACCAAGGCGGTGCAGGATGGTGGCGGCAGGGTCATGAAGCAGCTTTGCCTGCATGACACGGCCAGTTATTACCCTGGATTTTATGGAACCGAACAACTGCTGGCCTCGGACGGTGCGGTAGAATGCATATTTTATCAAAACGATTCAATGGCTTTCGGGGGGCTGCAATATTGTGAGCAAAAAGGGTTGGATGTTCCAGGCGATATGGGCATCGCGGGATGGGGCGATTTGGCCATCGCCTCGGTTCTAAAGAAACGGATGACCTCCGTGCATGTGTCGCATCTGAAGCTTGGACAGGCCGCGGCGGAAATGATGATCGCGCGCCTTTCTGGCGAGCCGGTCGCCGCCTGCCGCGACATTGGCTTTCATCTCATCCCCGGCGCAACGGTGCGCCCCGTTGTCTTGTGA
- the pobA gene encoding 4-hydroxybenzoate 3-monooxygenase: MRTQVAIIGGGPSGLLLSQLLHRRGIDTVVIERKSKDYVLGRIRAGVLETGLVDQMQRAGAGARMLQEGLVHKGTVISYGERQINIDFEAHTGKHVLVYGQTEVTRDLYAAREVVNGKLIFNADHVQICDVDTETPFVSYVSKGTTHRLECDFVAGCDGFHGVSRQTIPRSARREYEKVYPFGWLGILAETPPVHDEIIYASSERGFALCSMRNRHLSRYYIQCDLSDSVQDWSDDAFWEALKRRIPEQHAERLITGPSVEKSIARLRSFVSEPMRWGRLFLCGDAAHIVPPTGAKGLNTAASDVHYLSEGLIRYYADKDTSGIDGYSARALARVWKAERFSWWMTSLLHRFPDQSAFDLRMQRAEIDYLSEDKNAQAILASNYVGLPY; this comes from the coding sequence ATGAGGACACAAGTGGCGATCATCGGGGGCGGCCCGTCAGGGTTATTGCTCAGTCAACTGCTGCATCGCCGCGGGATTGATACGGTCGTGATCGAGCGCAAATCCAAGGATTATGTGCTGGGCAGAATACGCGCTGGCGTTCTGGAAACCGGGCTGGTGGATCAAATGCAACGTGCGGGTGCTGGTGCCCGCATGCTGCAAGAGGGGCTTGTGCATAAGGGGACGGTGATTTCCTATGGCGAGCGGCAGATCAACATCGACTTTGAAGCGCACACAGGCAAGCATGTGCTCGTTTACGGGCAAACCGAGGTCACGCGCGATCTATATGCTGCGCGCGAGGTCGTGAATGGGAAATTGATTTTCAACGCCGACCATGTGCAGATCTGTGACGTCGACACCGAGACCCCCTTTGTGAGCTATGTCAGTAAGGGCACAACGCATCGGCTGGAGTGTGATTTCGTGGCCGGATGCGATGGTTTTCACGGGGTCAGTAGGCAGACCATTCCCAGATCTGCGCGACGTGAATACGAGAAGGTTTACCCCTTTGGCTGGCTGGGCATTCTGGCAGAAACCCCGCCGGTCCATGATGAGATTATCTACGCCAGTTCGGAGCGTGGCTTTGCGCTCTGCTCGATGCGCAACAGACACCTCAGCCGCTATTACATCCAGTGCGATCTGTCTGACAGCGTGCAGGACTGGAGTGATGACGCCTTTTGGGAGGCTCTTAAGCGGCGTATCCCTGAGCAACATGCAGAGCGTTTGATCACGGGGCCGTCGGTGGAGAAATCCATCGCGCGGCTGCGCTCCTTCGTGAGCGAACCGATGCGTTGGGGGCGGCTTTTTCTGTGCGGCGATGCGGCTCATATCGTGCCGCCCACAGGTGCCAAAGGGTTGAACACGGCGGCCAGCGACGTGCATTACCTGTCTGAGGGTTTGATCAGATATTATGCCGACAAGGATACAAGCGGTATTGATGGCTACTCGGCACGCGCATTGGCCAGGGTGTGGAAAGCGGAACGGTTCAGTTGGTGGATGACGAGCCTGCTGCACCGCTTTCCGGATCAATCGGCGTTCGACCTGCGTATGCAGCGCGCGGAAATCGACTACCTGTCCGAGGATAAGAATGCGCAGGCAATTTTGGCCAGCAATTACGTCGGATTGCCCTACTAA